A single Pantoea rwandensis DNA region contains:
- a CDS encoding YfiM family lipoprotein, with translation MRALILCVVLLCSGCAHVAQDNWTGKDKAEHFFSSAVLAAAGSEISQHQHQSRGQNLRFGFLFSLSFGVGKELYDSRSSGSGWSWKDLSYDVAGAATGVALWNLSQ, from the coding sequence ATGCGTGCGCTCATCCTCTGCGTAGTTTTACTTTGTAGTGGATGTGCGCATGTGGCACAAGATAACTGGACCGGTAAAGACAAAGCCGAACACTTCTTCTCTTCTGCCGTGCTAGCCGCTGCCGGCAGCGAAATCTCCCAACACCAGCATCAAAGCCGTGGACAAAATTTACGTTTTGGCTTTTTGTTCTCGCTGAGTTTTGGCGTAGGAAAAGAGTTATATGACAGCCGCTCTTCGGGGAGCGGCTGGAGTTGGAAAGATCTTAGCTATGACGTGGCGGGAGCGGCCACTGGCGTTGCCTTGTGGAATTTAAGTCAATAA
- the pssA gene encoding CDP-diacylglycerol--serine O-phosphatidyltransferase, with protein sequence MLSKFKRNKHQQHLAQLPKLSQSVSDVTTLYSPAEFRETLLTKIAAAEKRICIAALYLENDDGGRGIMQALYAARQARPELDISILVDWHRAQRGRIGAARGLTNADWYCEMAAQHPDIAIPVYGIPVNTREALGVLHLKGFIIDDTLLYSGASLNDVYLHQHDKYRYDRYQLIRNPQLADTMYAWICENLKQSDAVNRLDQTERPSSPEIKNETRQFRQDLRSFNYQFAGNADNESLAVTPLVGLGKRSLLNKTIFHLMPCAERKLTLCTPYFNLPAILVRNLIHLLRQGKEVEIIVGDKTANDFYIPPEQPFKIIGALPYLYEINLRRFLSRLQYYVNNGQLTVRLWKDGENSYHLKGIWVDDEWMMITGNNLNPRAWRLDLENAVLIHDPKNELAEQREKELALIREHTTTVQHFRELESISDYPAKVRKLIRRLRRIRIDRLISRLL encoded by the coding sequence ATGTTGTCTAAATTTAAACGTAATAAACACCAACAACACCTCGCACAGCTGCCTAAACTGTCACAATCCGTGTCGGATGTGACCACGCTTTACTCGCCTGCCGAGTTCCGTGAGACCCTGCTGACGAAAATCGCTGCGGCTGAAAAACGCATCTGTATCGCCGCGCTCTATCTCGAGAACGACGACGGCGGGCGTGGCATCATGCAGGCGCTCTATGCTGCGCGTCAGGCACGTCCGGAGCTGGATATCAGTATTCTGGTGGATTGGCATCGCGCGCAGCGTGGCCGAATTGGCGCCGCTCGTGGACTGACCAACGCGGACTGGTACTGCGAGATGGCAGCACAGCATCCCGATATCGCTATTCCAGTGTATGGCATTCCCGTTAACACGCGTGAAGCACTTGGCGTACTGCATTTGAAAGGCTTCATCATTGATGACACCTTGCTGTACAGCGGCGCCAGCCTGAATGATGTTTATCTGCATCAGCATGATAAATATCGCTATGATCGCTATCAGTTAATCCGTAATCCACAATTGGCGGACACCATGTACGCGTGGATTTGCGAAAATCTCAAGCAGTCCGATGCGGTTAATCGCCTTGACCAGACTGAGCGTCCATCCAGCCCTGAAATTAAGAACGAAACACGCCAGTTCCGCCAGGATTTGCGCAGTTTTAATTACCAGTTCGCGGGGAATGCTGACAATGAGTCACTGGCGGTCACGCCGCTGGTGGGCCTTGGCAAACGCAGTCTGCTCAATAAAACCATCTTCCATTTGATGCCGTGCGCCGAGCGTAAACTTACGCTGTGCACGCCTTACTTCAACCTGCCTGCGATCCTGGTGCGTAATCTGATTCATCTGCTGCGTCAGGGTAAAGAGGTGGAGATCATCGTGGGCGATAAAACTGCCAATGATTTCTACATCCCGCCTGAGCAGCCGTTTAAAATCATCGGCGCACTGCCCTATTTGTATGAGATCAACCTGCGACGCTTTCTGAGCCGTTTGCAGTATTACGTCAATAACGGCCAGTTGACCGTGCGTCTGTGGAAAGATGGCGAAAACAGTTATCACCTGAAAGGTATTTGGGTGGATGACGAGTGGATGATGATTACCGGCAATAACCTTAATCCGCGCGCCTGGCGACTGGATTTGGAAAATGCGGTGCTGATCCACGATCCTAAGAATGAGCTGGCAGAACAGCGCGAGAAAGAGCTGGCGTTGATTCGTGAACATACCACGACGGTTCAGCACTTCCGCGAATTAGAGAGTATTTCTGACTATCCGGCGAAAGTACGTAAGCTAATCCGTCGTCTACGCCGTATCCGTATTGACCGTCTTATCAGTCGCTTACTCTAG
- a CDS encoding bifunctional acetate--CoA ligase family protein/GNAT family N-acetyltransferase has product MSQRGLEALLRPKSIAVIGASVTPGRAGYFMMRNLLAGGFSGPVLPVTPKYKAVSGVLAWPDIASLPFAPDLAIICTHAKRNLELLQQLGEKGCKACIILSAPASQLEELKACASQWQIRLLGPNSLGLLAPWQGLNASFSPVPIAKGRIAFISQSAAVSNTILDWAQQRNLGFSWFIALGDSLDIDVDDLLDFLARDGKTSAILLYLEHLSDARRFVSASRSASRNKPILVIKSGRSHQAQAMIGTLSGLDAAWDAAIQRAGLLRVQDTHELFSAVESLSHMRPLRGDRLMIISNGAAPAALALDELYARNGKLATLSNETLQALATLLPEGVGRGNPLDLKDDATPARYVACIEQLLDSHELDALMIIHAPSAVSPASETAEQIIAAVAKHPRGKQVTLLTNWCGEYSSQAARRAFTQAGIPTWRTPEGTVTAFMHQVEYRRNQKQLRETPALPIGLTQNSAQAHQLIQQALDQDINTLDTHEVQPVLQAYGLATLPTWIASDSREAASIADQIGYPVALKLRSPDIPHKSEVQGVMLYLRSAAEVELAAEAIFDRVRNTHPQARIDGLLVQSMANRAGAQELRVVVEQDPLFGPIIMLGEGGVEWQPDKQAAVALPPLNMTLARYLVIQAMKSGKVRSRSALRPLDIAGLSQLLVQVSNLVVDCPEIQRLDIHPLLASVNEFTLLDVTLQLAPFTGHNEARLAIRPYPHHLEEQVQLKDGQHCLFRPILPEDEPQLRAFIAQVTKEDLYYRYFSEINEFTHEDLANMTQIDYDREMAIVAVRQHDGNDEIVGVTRAISDADNIDAEFSVLVRSDLKGLGMGRRLLEKMIRYTRDHGLQQLNGITMPHNTGMITLARKLNFRVNIQLDDGIVSLNLPLGEA; this is encoded by the coding sequence ATGAGCCAACGCGGACTGGAAGCACTGTTACGACCTAAATCAATCGCGGTGATTGGTGCGTCAGTTACACCGGGGCGCGCCGGCTACTTTATGATGCGTAATTTGCTGGCAGGCGGATTTAGCGGTCCGGTGCTACCGGTCACGCCGAAGTATAAAGCCGTGAGCGGTGTGCTGGCCTGGCCGGATATTGCCAGCCTGCCGTTCGCGCCCGATCTCGCCATTATCTGTACTCATGCCAAACGCAATCTGGAACTGCTGCAGCAGTTGGGAGAAAAAGGCTGCAAAGCCTGCATCATTCTCTCCGCACCCGCCAGTCAGTTGGAAGAATTGAAAGCCTGTGCCAGCCAGTGGCAAATTCGCCTGCTCGGCCCGAACAGTCTGGGATTGCTGGCCCCCTGGCAAGGATTGAACGCCAGCTTCTCGCCGGTGCCGATCGCAAAAGGACGCATTGCCTTTATTTCTCAATCCGCGGCGGTCTCCAACACCATTCTTGATTGGGCTCAGCAGCGCAATCTCGGCTTCTCCTGGTTTATCGCTTTGGGCGACAGTCTGGATATTGATGTTGATGATTTGCTGGATTTCCTGGCGCGTGACGGCAAAACCAGCGCTATTTTGCTCTATTTAGAGCATCTCAGTGATGCGCGCCGTTTTGTTTCGGCCTCTCGTAGCGCCTCACGCAATAAACCGATTCTGGTGATCAAAAGCGGTCGCAGCCATCAGGCACAAGCGATGATTGGCACACTTAGCGGGCTGGATGCCGCATGGGATGCCGCGATTCAGCGTGCCGGTTTGCTGCGCGTACAGGATACGCATGAACTGTTTTCAGCGGTGGAATCGTTGAGCCATATGCGCCCCTTGCGCGGTGATCGTTTGATGATCATCAGCAACGGCGCAGCCCCCGCAGCCTTAGCACTGGATGAGCTGTACGCGCGTAATGGAAAGCTGGCTACGCTGAGTAATGAGACCTTACAAGCCCTGGCCACGTTGTTACCGGAAGGCGTTGGGCGCGGTAATCCGCTGGATCTCAAGGACGATGCCACACCAGCGCGCTATGTTGCCTGCATAGAACAACTACTGGATAGCCATGAACTCGATGCATTAATGATTATCCATGCCCCGAGCGCCGTGTCTCCCGCCAGTGAAACGGCCGAACAAATTATCGCGGCCGTGGCTAAACATCCTCGCGGCAAGCAGGTAACACTGCTCACTAACTGGTGTGGCGAATACTCGTCACAAGCCGCTCGTCGTGCTTTCACTCAGGCCGGAATCCCCACCTGGCGCACACCGGAAGGTACCGTAACCGCATTTATGCATCAGGTAGAGTATCGCCGTAACCAAAAACAACTGCGTGAAACACCCGCCTTGCCGATCGGCCTGACGCAAAACAGCGCGCAGGCGCACCAGTTGATTCAACAAGCGCTGGATCAGGATATTAACACTCTGGATACCCACGAAGTCCAGCCGGTGCTACAAGCCTATGGATTAGCAACGCTGCCGACCTGGATTGCGAGTGACAGTCGCGAAGCGGCCAGCATTGCCGACCAGATTGGCTACCCCGTGGCACTCAAGCTGCGTTCACCGGATATACCACACAAGTCTGAAGTTCAGGGGGTAATGCTTTATCTGCGCAGCGCTGCGGAAGTTGAGCTGGCCGCTGAGGCGATTTTTGATCGTGTGCGCAATACACATCCACAAGCGCGTATCGATGGCTTACTGGTGCAAAGCATGGCAAACCGTGCCGGCGCACAAGAATTACGCGTGGTGGTGGAACAAGATCCGTTGTTTGGTCCGATTATCATGCTGGGTGAAGGCGGAGTGGAGTGGCAACCGGATAAGCAGGCTGCAGTGGCATTACCCCCGTTGAATATGACGCTAGCGCGTTACCTGGTGATTCAGGCGATGAAGAGCGGCAAAGTGCGCAGTCGCAGTGCGTTGCGTCCACTGGATATTGCGGGATTGAGCCAGCTTCTGGTGCAGGTTTCTAACCTGGTGGTGGATTGCCCGGAGATCCAGCGGCTGGATATCCATCCGCTGCTGGCCTCCGTGAATGAATTCACCTTGCTGGATGTCACACTGCAGCTCGCGCCATTTACCGGTCATAACGAAGCACGCCTGGCGATTCGCCCTTATCCACACCACCTTGAAGAGCAGGTGCAGTTGAAAGATGGACAACATTGCCTGTTCCGCCCGATCCTGCCGGAAGATGAACCGCAACTGCGCGCGTTTATCGCTCAGGTAACGAAGGAAGATCTCTATTATCGTTATTTCAGTGAGATCAATGAGTTCACGCATGAGGATCTCGCCAACATGACCCAAATCGACTATGACCGAGAGATGGCCATTGTTGCTGTACGACAGCACGACGGGAATGACGAGATTGTTGGTGTGACGCGTGCGATCTCGGATGCCGATAACATTGATGCGGAGTTTTCGGTGCTGGTGCGCTCCGATCTGAAAGGACTCGGGATGGGCAGACGACTGCTGGAAAAGATGATCCGCTATACGCGCGATCATGGTCTGCAACAATTGAACGGTATCACCATGCCACACAACACCGGCATGATTACGCTGGCACGAAAACTGAATTTTCGTGTTAATATTCAATTGGATGATGGCATTGTCAGCCTGAATTTACCGCTCGGTGAGGCGTGA
- a CDS encoding YaeF family permuted papain-like enzyme: MKVWWLVVLLIAGCSTAPQTDRPYPLQLQSVSTRPGGIISVAELQPGDLLLSSATSPQSWGIRLISFSGVSHAAIYLGDRLVAEAVGSGVKIIPLQQAIEESNNLLVLRVPSLTQDQSSLLREFAHQQQGKKYNFKGIVMFMPFMVSRRVCELPLMHENLRSACLTALARVQLADVDDPQANRFFCSEFVIAGYRHAGVELLQGQASWVSPADLMHLRDGDISAWHSEQNMQYIGHLKRWNLKEILSLRSASRQAE; this comes from the coding sequence ATGAAAGTCTGGTGGCTTGTTGTGCTGCTGATAGCGGGCTGCAGCACGGCCCCGCAAACTGACCGCCCTTACCCACTGCAGTTACAATCCGTTAGCACACGCCCAGGTGGCATCATTAGCGTTGCTGAATTGCAGCCCGGTGATTTGCTGCTCTCCTCCGCCACCTCGCCTCAATCCTGGGGCATTCGCCTGATCAGCTTCAGCGGTGTCAGCCATGCTGCAATCTATCTGGGTGATCGACTAGTGGCGGAAGCCGTGGGCAGTGGTGTCAAAATCATTCCGCTGCAACAGGCCATTGAGGAGAGTAATAACTTGTTGGTGCTACGCGTGCCCAGCCTCACTCAAGACCAAAGCTCGCTGTTGCGCGAATTTGCCCACCAGCAACAAGGCAAAAAATACAATTTCAAAGGTATCGTGATGTTCATGCCGTTTATGGTTTCGCGCCGCGTCTGCGAGCTGCCGCTGATGCATGAAAATCTACGCAGTGCCTGTCTCACTGCATTAGCGCGCGTGCAACTCGCCGACGTTGACGATCCTCAAGCCAATCGCTTCTTCTGCTCAGAATTCGTCATCGCAGGATATCGCCATGCAGGCGTCGAGCTACTTCAGGGACAAGCGAGCTGGGTCAGTCCGGCTGATCTCATGCATCTGCGTGATGGAGATATCTCAGCATGGCATAGCGAGCAGAATATGCAGTACATCGGCCATTTAAAGCGCTGGAACCTTAAAGAGATCCTCAGCCTGCGATCGGCGAGTCGGCAAGCAGAGTAA
- a CDS encoding tRNA-uridine aminocarboxypropyltransferase, giving the protein MSENAVLRLRAQRLARATRPFLARGNRVLRCQRCLLPQKNCLCATLQPQQARSRFCLVMFDTEPMKPSNTGRLIADILPDTLAFGWSRTEPDDAMLAAVKTDEYQPLVVFPGSYADAGREVLTTPPLTGKPPLFIMLDGTWTEARKMFRKSPWLDAFPVMSLNVSTPSRYTLREAHGEGQHCTAEVAAALLEQAGDVEAASALQQHFEHFRHAYLAGKPHHPVHYQESVL; this is encoded by the coding sequence ATGTCTGAAAATGCCGTTCTGCGCTTACGTGCGCAACGTTTAGCACGCGCTACGCGCCCGTTTCTTGCCCGTGGCAATCGCGTGTTGCGCTGCCAGCGTTGCCTGCTGCCACAAAAAAATTGCCTGTGTGCCACCCTGCAGCCGCAGCAAGCACGCAGCCGTTTTTGTCTGGTGATGTTCGATACCGAGCCAATGAAACCCAGTAATACCGGACGCCTGATCGCCGATATCCTGCCTGATACGCTGGCGTTTGGCTGGTCACGCACCGAACCTGATGACGCGATGCTCGCCGCAGTGAAAACTGACGAGTATCAGCCACTGGTGGTGTTTCCGGGCTCGTATGCCGATGCAGGCAGGGAAGTGCTCACCACACCTCCGCTCACCGGCAAACCACCGCTATTTATTATGCTGGATGGCACCTGGACCGAAGCCCGCAAGATGTTCCGCAAAAGCCCCTGGCTGGATGCGTTCCCGGTGATGTCACTCAACGTTTCCACACCGTCGCGCTACACGCTGCGGGAAGCGCACGGCGAGGGCCAGCACTGTACCGCTGAAGTGGCCGCCGCGCTGCTGGAACAGGCGGGAGATGTTGAGGCAGCAAGCGCGTTACAGCAGCATTTTGAGCATTTCCGTCACGCTTATCTGGCAGGCAAGCCGCATCATCCGGTGCACTATCAGGAAAGCGTGCTGTAG
- the trxC gene encoding thioredoxin TrxC, whose protein sequence is MNTVCASCQATNRVPEERIADGAKCGRCGDELFNGEVVNATAATLDKYLQDDLPVVIDFWAPWCGPCVNFAPVFKDVADERRGKVRFVKVNTEAEPALSSRFRIRSIPTIMVFKKGEMVDMLNGAMPKAPFNEWLDESL, encoded by the coding sequence ATGAATACTGTATGTGCCTCCTGTCAGGCAACTAACCGCGTTCCCGAGGAACGTATTGCCGATGGCGCCAAGTGTGGTCGCTGTGGCGACGAGCTTTTCAATGGTGAAGTCGTGAATGCTACCGCAGCCACGCTGGATAAATATTTGCAGGACGATCTGCCCGTGGTGATCGACTTCTGGGCACCGTGGTGCGGACCGTGCGTGAACTTCGCGCCTGTTTTTAAGGATGTCGCTGACGAACGCCGCGGTAAAGTGCGCTTTGTGAAAGTGAACACGGAAGCCGAACCGGCACTTAGCTCACGCTTCCGCATCCGCAGTATCCCGACCATTATGGTGTTCAAAAAGGGTGAGATGGTCGACATGTTAAACGGAGCAATGCCCAAAGCGCCGTTTAATGAGTGGCTCGACGAATCACTTTAA
- a CDS encoding tRNA/rRNA methyltransferase, protein MNDEFKGKSGKVKVMYVRDEDAGQKPNPRTGKGGRPAARQEDNRRSGPRTARNNEEGGRSSAGGRGTPARDARNSERGRSFGRRDDRGDDNRSFGDSPWRTVSRPPVADDSQIDEAASNKPVIDPEQIRRQRQEETRVYGENACQALFASRPESIVRAWFIQSVTPRFRETLRWLAANRKAYHVVDDAELTKASGTEHHGGVCFIIKKRMGMEVSEWLKKADTKDCVLALEDVSNPHNLGGIMRSCAHFGVKGLLVNDASLLESGAAVRTAEGGAEHVQAISGESFASGLEAFRKAGYTIVTTSSHEGTPLAKAELPAKMVLVLGQEREGLSDSAFQQGDISLSIGGTGNVESLNVSVATGILLAEWWRQNA, encoded by the coding sequence ATGAACGACGAATTTAAAGGCAAAAGCGGCAAGGTAAAAGTGATGTATGTACGTGATGAGGATGCAGGCCAAAAGCCCAATCCCCGTACCGGCAAAGGCGGCCGTCCTGCTGCGCGCCAGGAAGATAATCGTCGTTCTGGTCCTCGTACTGCACGTAATAATGAAGAAGGTGGCCGCAGCAGTGCAGGTGGTCGCGGAACGCCAGCGCGTGATGCACGCAACAGCGAGCGCGGTCGCAGCTTTGGCCGTCGTGACGATCGTGGCGATGACAACCGCAGCTTCGGTGATTCACCGTGGCGCACCGTTTCACGCCCACCGGTAGCGGACGATAGCCAGATTGATGAGGCCGCGAGCAACAAGCCGGTCATCGACCCCGAGCAGATTCGCCGTCAGCGTCAGGAAGAGACGCGCGTTTACGGTGAAAATGCCTGCCAGGCGCTGTTTGCCAGCCGTCCAGAGAGTATCGTGCGTGCCTGGTTTATCCAGAGCGTGACGCCACGCTTCCGCGAAACGCTGCGCTGGTTAGCGGCCAATCGTAAAGCCTACCACGTGGTGGATGATGCCGAGCTGACTAAGGCTTCAGGCACCGAACACCACGGCGGCGTGTGCTTCATCATCAAGAAGCGTATGGGCATGGAAGTCTCTGAGTGGCTGAAAAAAGCGGATACTAAGGATTGCGTGCTGGCGCTGGAAGATGTTAGCAACCCGCACAACCTCGGTGGCATCATGCGTAGCTGCGCGCACTTCGGCGTGAAAGGTTTGCTGGTTAACGATGCTTCACTGCTGGAGTCTGGCGCCGCTGTGCGCACGGCCGAGGGCGGTGCTGAGCATGTGCAGGCCATCAGTGGTGAAAGTTTTGCCAGCGGTCTGGAAGCTTTCCGCAAAGCGGGTTACACCATTGTGACGACTTCAAGCCATGAAGGCACGCCGCTGGCGAAAGCTGAGCTGCCAGCCAAAATGGTTCTGGTACTGGGCCAGGAGCGTGAAGGTCTGTCCGACAGCGCCTTCCAGCAGGGTGATATCAGCCTGTCGATTGGCGGTACCGGCAACGTCGAGAGTCTTAACGTCTCCGTTGCGACTGGCATTCTGCTTGCCGAATGGTGGCGCCAGAACGCATAA
- the emrB gene encoding multidrug efflux MFS transporter permease subunit EmrB, translating to MMAQKPLEGAPLVLMTIALSLATFMQVLDSTIANVAIPTIAGNLGASNSQGTWVITSFGVANAISIPITGWLAKRIGEVKLFTWSTILFVLASWACGMSESLEMLIFFRIIQGVVAGPLIPLSQSLLLNNYPPAKRSVALSLWAMTVIVAPICGPILGGWISDNYHWGWIFFINVPIGVVVVALTLQTLRGRETKTEIRPIDIVGLVLLVVGIGSLQVMLDRGKELDWFGSTEIIVLTVVAVVALAVLLVWELTDDHPIVDLSLFKKRNFTIGCLSISLAYMLYFGSIVLLPQLLQEVYGYTATWAGLASAPVGIIPVILSPIIGRFAHKLDMRRLVTFSFIMYAVCFYWRAYTFEPGMDFGASAWPQFIQGFAVACFFMPLTTITLSGLPPERMAAASSLSNFVRTLAGSIGTSITTTMWTDRESMHHSYLSESVNPFNPNSQQMYDQLQSLGMTQQQASAYIAQQITNQGLIISANEIFWASAGVFLILLVLVWFARPPFGAGGGGGAH from the coding sequence GTGATGGCACAAAAACCGCTTGAAGGTGCGCCGTTAGTCCTGATGACCATCGCCTTATCCCTGGCGACGTTTATGCAGGTTCTCGACTCCACCATTGCTAACGTGGCGATCCCGACGATCGCCGGTAACCTTGGTGCCTCGAACTCACAGGGCACCTGGGTGATTACCTCATTCGGGGTGGCAAACGCCATCTCGATACCGATTACCGGTTGGTTAGCCAAACGTATCGGTGAAGTGAAGCTATTTACCTGGTCGACCATTCTGTTTGTGCTGGCCTCATGGGCCTGCGGCATGTCAGAGAGTCTGGAGATGCTGATCTTCTTCCGTATCATCCAGGGTGTGGTCGCCGGTCCGTTGATTCCACTGTCGCAAAGTTTGCTACTGAACAACTACCCGCCAGCCAAGCGCAGCGTGGCGCTCTCGCTGTGGGCGATGACGGTGATCGTGGCCCCGATCTGCGGCCCGATTTTAGGCGGCTGGATCAGTGATAACTACCACTGGGGTTGGATCTTCTTTATCAACGTTCCGATTGGTGTAGTCGTCGTCGCGCTGACTCTGCAAACCCTGCGAGGACGCGAAACCAAAACCGAAATCCGACCGATTGATATCGTCGGCCTGGTGCTGTTGGTGGTGGGGATTGGTTCGCTGCAGGTGATGCTCGACCGGGGTAAAGAACTCGACTGGTTTGGCTCCACGGAGATCATTGTACTCACGGTAGTCGCCGTGGTGGCGCTGGCGGTGCTGTTGGTGTGGGAGCTAACGGACGACCATCCGATTGTCGATTTGTCGCTGTTTAAAAAGCGCAACTTCACCATCGGCTGTTTGTCGATCAGTCTGGCTTACATGCTTTACTTCGGCTCGATCGTGTTGCTGCCCCAGTTGCTGCAGGAGGTATACGGCTACACCGCCACCTGGGCAGGTTTGGCGTCAGCGCCGGTCGGCATCATTCCGGTCATCCTGTCGCCGATCATTGGTCGCTTTGCCCACAAGCTGGACATGCGGCGGCTGGTGACCTTCAGCTTTATCATGTACGCCGTCTGTTTCTACTGGCGCGCGTATACGTTTGAGCCGGGGATGGATTTTGGTGCGTCGGCATGGCCGCAGTTTATTCAGGGCTTTGCCGTGGCCTGCTTCTTTATGCCACTGACCACCATTACGCTGTCAGGCTTGCCGCCAGAGCGTATGGCAGCAGCATCGAGCCTGTCGAACTTTGTGCGTACGCTGGCCGGTTCAATCGGTACGTCGATCACCACCACCATGTGGACGGATCGTGAATCGATGCACCACAGCTACCTGTCGGAATCGGTGAATCCCTTCAATCCGAATTCGCAGCAGATGTATGACCAACTGCAAAGCTTGGGCATGACGCAGCAGCAAGCTTCAGCCTACATTGCACAGCAAATTACCAATCAGGGCCTGATTATCTCAGCGAATGAGATCTTCTGGGCATCAGCGGGAGTATTTTTGATCTTGCTGGTTCTGGTGTGGTTTGCACGTCCGCCATTTGGTGCGGGCGGTGGCGGTGGTGCGCACTAA
- the emrA gene encoding multidrug efflux MFS transporter periplasmic adaptor subunit EmrA produces MSATAEAQSPQQPANKKKKRKGVLILLAIVFVLIGVAYLAYWYLVLRHFQETDDAYVAGNQVQVMAQVSGSVNKVWFDDTDFVKKGDILVSLDKTDAEQAFEKAQTALATSVRQTHQLMINGKQYQATIKLQQTALDQAEADLKRREPLGASNLIGREELQHSRDAVATAKAQLDVAVQQYNANQAMILNTDLEQQPAVKQSAAELRDAWLALQRTDIRSPMDGYISRRSVQVGSQISTSTPLLAVVPATNLWIDANFKETQLSGVRIGQPATVVSDIYGDDVEYHGKVVGLDMGTGSAFSLLPAQNATGNWIKVVQRLPVRIELDPQQVAEHPLRIGLSTLVKVDTQNKDGATLASSVRPQAAYESNALAIDLAPVNKLITDIVRANAD; encoded by the coding sequence ATGAGTGCGACCGCGGAAGCGCAAAGCCCGCAACAGCCAGCGAATAAAAAGAAGAAGCGCAAAGGTGTGCTGATCCTGCTGGCTATCGTGTTTGTATTGATTGGGGTGGCGTATCTGGCTTACTGGTATTTGGTGCTGCGCCATTTCCAGGAAACCGATGACGCCTATGTGGCAGGTAACCAGGTGCAGGTGATGGCACAGGTTTCCGGCAGCGTGAATAAAGTCTGGTTCGATGACACTGACTTCGTGAAAAAAGGCGACATTCTGGTGTCGCTGGATAAAACCGATGCGGAGCAGGCGTTTGAAAAAGCGCAGACTGCACTGGCCACCAGCGTCCGCCAGACGCATCAATTGATGATCAACGGCAAGCAGTATCAGGCCACCATCAAGCTGCAACAGACCGCTCTGGATCAGGCTGAAGCCGATCTGAAACGTCGTGAGCCGCTGGGTGCGTCAAACCTGATTGGTCGTGAAGAACTGCAACACTCACGTGATGCCGTGGCCACGGCGAAAGCGCAACTTGATGTCGCCGTGCAGCAGTACAACGCGAATCAGGCGATGATCCTGAATACCGATCTGGAACAGCAACCCGCCGTCAAACAAAGCGCGGCTGAATTGCGTGATGCCTGGCTGGCGCTGCAGCGTACCGATATCCGTAGTCCAATGGATGGCTATATTTCACGTCGTAGTGTTCAGGTCGGTTCGCAGATCTCCACCAGCACGCCGCTGCTGGCGGTAGTGCCTGCCACTAATTTGTGGATTGATGCCAACTTCAAAGAAACGCAGCTTTCCGGCGTGCGCATCGGTCAGCCTGCGACCGTGGTCAGTGATATTTACGGTGATGACGTGGAGTATCACGGTAAAGTTGTCGGCCTGGATATGGGCACGGGTAGCGCCTTCTCTCTGCTGCCGGCACAGAATGCGACAGGTAACTGGATCAAAGTGGTTCAGCGTTTACCGGTGCGTATTGAGCTGGACCCGCAACAGGTGGCTGAACATCCACTGCGTATTGGTCTCTCCACCTTAGTCAAAGTGGATACCCAAAACAAAGACGGTGCCACACTGGCCAGTAGCGTGCGTCCACAAGCGGCGTATGAAAGTAACGCATTGGCAATCGACCTCGCGCCGGTTAACAAGCTGATTACTGATATCGTTCGTGCCAACGCCGATTAA
- the mprA gene encoding transcriptional repressor MprA — protein sequence MESSFTPIEQMLNIRANRHKDFPLQEIILTRLCMHMQGKLLDNRNKMLKAQGINETLFMALITLDAQENQSIQPSELSSALGSSRTNATRIADELEKRGWIERRESDNDRRCLHLHLTEKGNEFLRQLLPPQHQSLQYLWSSLSTSEQDQLEAITRKLLNRLDKMDEDQVIASLSR from the coding sequence ATGGAAAGTTCGTTTACTCCCATTGAACAGATGCTGAACATCCGTGCTAACCGCCATAAAGATTTTCCGTTGCAGGAAATCATCCTGACTCGTCTGTGCATGCATATGCAGGGAAAACTGCTGGATAACCGCAACAAGATGTTGAAGGCGCAGGGAATTAATGAGACCTTATTCATGGCGCTGATCACACTTGATGCGCAAGAAAACCAGAGCATCCAGCCTTCTGAACTGAGTTCTGCGCTGGGTTCCTCACGTACTAATGCAACACGTATTGCTGATGAGCTGGAAAAACGTGGCTGGATTGAGCGCCGCGAGAGCGATAATGACCGTCGCTGCCTGCATCTGCACCTGACAGAAAAAGGTAACGAATTCTTACGTCAGCTGCTGCCGCCACAGCATCAGAGCCTGCAGTACCTGTGGTCTTCGCTCTCAACATCCGAGCAGGATCAGCTGGAAGCGATTACGCGTAAGCTGCTTAACCGTCTTGATAAAATGGATGAAGACCAGGTTATCGCTTCCCTGTCGCGCTAA